One genomic region from Pyrobaculum islandicum DSM 4184 encodes:
- the tsaA gene encoding tRNA (N6-threonylcarbamoyladenosine(37)-N6)-methyltransferase TrmO, whose amino-acid sequence MSCPICVRPIGVVEVGLPRWGSVDRFDFVSVIRVFDEYVDGLVGLEEYSHAFILWHFHEAGAPRLRLRPWGREDLPEVGIFATRFPQRPNALALTIVKIVEVDPPRVRVLGLDAWSGSPVLDIKPYDHLDVVNEFRTPDWVEEFFRGSADKFPRWLGPARKT is encoded by the coding sequence ATGTCGTGTCCGATTTGCGTCAGGCCTATAGGAGTTGTTGAAGTGGGTCTGCCTAGGTGGGGCAGTGTGGATAGGTTCGACTTTGTGTCTGTGATTAGGGTGTTCGACGAGTATGTGGATGGCCTTGTGGGGCTTGAGGAGTACAGCCACGCCTTTATCCTCTGGCATTTCCACGAGGCAGGGGCGCCGCGTCTTAGGCTGAGGCCGTGGGGGAGGGAGGATCTTCCCGAGGTGGGGATATTTGCCACGCGGTTTCCGCAGCGCCCCAACGCGCTGGCGCTTACGATTGTGAAGATAGTGGAGGTGGATCCGCCTAGGGTCAGAGTGCTTGGGCTAGATGCTTGGAGTGGCAGCCCGGTGTTAGATATCAAGCCTTATGACCACCTCGATGTGGTTAACGAGTTCCGTACGCCGGATTGGGTCGAGGAGTTTTTCAGGGGGTCTGCCGATAAGTTCCCCCGCTGGCTGGGGCCTGCTAGGAAGACGTAG
- a CDS encoding carbon-nitrogen hydrolase family protein encodes MRIALVQMPRVGLGEGVRWLLERLPRADVVVLPEYWLGRSVLDEEGLRRLVGAFVDVASAVGGVVVAGGVAVAVGSSVRGVCPVVGREGLLTWGEKIFPSAATGERGWLSPGSRLALFAVSGWAVGCLICIDLMYPELVRRLALAGAELVVNPASISADRRGLWGAVGLVRAFENSIYVASAVGTGFEYADGRPVAGGSYVASPNGGFRSFGSEAGVYVAELDRGEVLQARARRRYLDDVKAVGGVDLNIYGL; translated from the coding sequence GTGAGGATTGCTCTTGTCCAAATGCCTAGGGTTGGGCTTGGGGAGGGGGTTCGCTGGCTTCTGGAGCGGTTGCCTAGGGCTGATGTGGTGGTTTTGCCGGAGTATTGGCTTGGGAGGTCTGTGTTGGATGAAGAGGGCTTGCGCAGGCTTGTGGGGGCTTTTGTGGATGTGGCTTCTGCTGTGGGCGGGGTTGTTGTGGCTGGCGGCGTGGCTGTGGCTGTTGGGTCGTCTGTGAGGGGGGTTTGTCCGGTGGTGGGGCGGGAGGGGCTTTTGACTTGGGGTGAGAAGATCTTCCCGTCGGCTGCCACGGGGGAGAGGGGGTGGCTGTCTCCCGGCTCTAGGCTTGCGCTTTTTGCCGTCTCGGGGTGGGCTGTGGGGTGTTTGATTTGCATAGATCTCATGTATCCGGAGCTCGTGCGGAGGCTTGCGTTGGCGGGGGCTGAGCTAGTTGTAAATCCCGCGAGTATATCTGCCGACAGGAGAGGGCTCTGGGGGGCTGTGGGCCTTGTGCGCGCCTTTGAGAATTCGATCTACGTCGCCTCTGCGGTGGGGACGGGTTTTGAATATGCCGACGGCAGGCCTGTGGCAGGCGGCTCTTACGTGGCTTCTCCTAACGGCGGCTTTAGAAGCTTTGGTTCTGAGGCTGGGGTTTATGTAGCTGAGCTTGATCGTGGGGAGGTTCTTCAAGCTAGGGCTAGGAGGAGGTATTTAGACGATGTAAAGGCCGTGGGGGGCGTTGATTTAAATATCTATGGTCTATAG
- a CDS encoding SAM-dependent methyltransferase, giving the protein MRVAAALGAGYRYADGRLGRVDKYDFVSVIRVFDEYVEGPGRLEEYSHAFIIWLFHETPGVKLRLRPWGREDFPEVGIFATRFTQRPNPIALSIVKIVEVDPPRLRVLGLDAWSGSPVLDIKPYDHLDVVNEFRTPDWFEEFFKETRGGLPRWLGPSR; this is encoded by the coding sequence GTGCGCGTCGCGGCGGCGCTTGGCGCCGGCTACCGCTACGCGGACGGGCGGCTGGGGCGGGTGGATAAGTACGACTTCGTGTCTGTGATTAGGGTTTTCGACGAGTATGTGGAGGGGCCTGGGAGGCTTGAGGAGTACAGCCACGCCTTCATAATATGGCTCTTCCATGAAACCCCAGGCGTCAAGCTGAGGCTGAGGCCCTGGGGCCGGGAGGACTTCCCCGAGGTGGGCATATTCGCAACGCGCTTCACACAGAGGCCTAACCCCATCGCTCTCTCCATAGTCAAGATCGTGGAGGTGGACCCGCCCAGGCTCAGAGTCCTAGGTCTCGATGCGTGGAGCGGGAGCCCCGTGTTGGACATAAAGCCCTACGACCACCTCGACGTTGTCAACGAGTTCAGAACTCCCGACTGGTTCGAGGAGTTTTTCAAAGAGACACGCGGCGGGCTCCCCAGGTGGCTAGGCCCAAGCCGCTGA